A single region of the Syngnathoides biaculeatus isolate LvHL_M chromosome 17, ASM1980259v1, whole genome shotgun sequence genome encodes:
- the ttc28 gene encoding tetratricopeptide repeat protein 28 isoform X7: protein MMKWQPRRKAYFRQAVALQHLGRHGDALAAFASGVAQDPKSLQLLTGMLEAAMKSPLGESLAPTYRQLCALKLERSPFMVVSLVGQELLTHGFHAAAAEALEAALRIGTCSLKMRGSVFSALSAAYWSLGCTEKSLGYIQQDLDVARTLGDQTGECRAHGNLGSAFSSKGRYREALACHRQQLLLAMKLKHKEAASNALSGLGHAYTAIGDYPNALASHKQCVALARQNGCRLSEARQLGNVGAVRAAMGDAAGALRCHQQHLDIAKSLENRREEARAYSNLGSAYHSQRDYDKAVSYHERVLQLARELGDRTVEMRACAGLGHAARCTQDLDAALRFHRRQLELSEELQDAAARGRASSNLGIIHQMRGDYKLALELHKAHLTCAQELGDYAAQGRAYGNMGNAYHALGLYEQAAGFHRQELNISLEVNDRASQASTHGNLAVAYQALGAPEQALQHYLRHLTISRELRDIQSEARALANLGNFHCRRADYTQAVPYYRQYLLLAPSLQDLEREGNVCHNLGYAYFCLGQCQEAIRQYEQGLALAKDLQDKVAQAKAYCNLGLAHKAVGDFRRAEDCQRCLLRIAQALDDTRATFRALGNLGDVSVCLEDLQGANSFYRQQLSLAQNLADNKMEADAYAALGSLHRLLGQLDASLSFHSQELTLRKDLGDHRGECHALGRLAGVHMARGDSGTALLCYEAQLSLAQRLDDARLEAQVHGNMGVAKMNTGYFEEAVGFLEEQLAMLQQLSSREAILDRGKAYSNLADSYSALGDFEEAIRCYDKALTVAQGLKRVRDQEKAYRGLGNAHRSAGNLQQALVCLEKRLVVAHEMGGATGGKAQAYGELGALHSQLGNYEQALSCLEHQLSIARSAGDESLEVEASDAMGGVYQLMADYKTAQQWHQRALHMAEQKGCSRSQTRACGNLGVTYEALGNYERALVFQEQHLSMAAQTNDMAAKTVAYGSLGRLHHALGNYTQAVVYLQEGLRLAEQLVRREDEAKLRHRLGLSLWAQGNLEKAQHQLYRASALFESIRREMQPSPDYKLSLFDLQTSSYQALQRVLVNLGRYEEALSVAERGRTRAFADLLVERQKGRRQPEGSDQYAPVTVEHIRETVSSLKAVVLYFSVAGSFLYSWLLAPGSGVVKFNQACLGADAPDFQDDGCGSSFDSGLLPLERYISNAREVLGVDGYLSRLHAGSETESEVGDVPQRHFDQLSEKMSSDDDPSGYLRMLSRTDVFNRSCRSVSSVNSLPSVRDGSSSPPGRAAAGRSPLGALYDLLIAPMEAALLHGSGPSSLRRQLVLVLEGDLYLVPFALLKGSSSNKFLYEIFSLLCVPSLASLRASRNHSHPSGPSSCRDGGPVSAVVGPPRLPPGPMRRWLWGPLPSAQDEALRLGEQLGCRPLTGVNATKEGALAALARAQCVHFATHVSWKLAALVLAPGRERATAGEEDEGRQMMASRGMRQDPGKKAREDEDSECESAASSPPLQDFLLTAADILELQLSVKLVVLRSFTESGVRVTCDGLLGLSGALLSAGVGCVCVSLWPTPPPASKLFMQTFYAALLHGAPSSAALNDAMRTLHNTEDFAHPSNWAGYLVIGDDVKVSAPKSVGRQALREVLRHPDRARDALRVLLHLVEKSLQRIHGGHKNPMYTLQDSVDNKVGGVPGWRPLLSALGFRLDLGGSAGLPAAIFFPTSDPGERLQRCSLTMQALLGLSAAAFRALCKLVSEGEAAEQLIRKLRQVLPELPSADGEREPPSAAVPTSLGVRVWRLPGCHEFLAALGFDLCEVGREEVLLKTGKQASRRGISLALQSLLGLFDSTDLPDLLGLHGTSSLGSIPSSPLGSQPPTFATSPPRPSSPTAVRRDALSSDAISVYSLSSLTSSLGFLSRPEPAGSDVVSQCPRSREGAETPRRSRRTTDRDEDYRGYAIISSEPLGRGDSDTPPAGHLRTRDGGGSGSATTSTSTPVSPKKAPPPKVPPKPRHKQETSSPQRGVAADDGKTSCSESDRSSTETDSTVKSQEERRTAPGQLDPRELARKILEETQGHMRAVESLQRASGRRSLSTPTTPILSRGARAFQPSETSAFRRPLRRTGPGALPLSPLLPRPPRRSSSLQKLVAPSSPKHFTSLDEASHLKPSPGIESHLRPLPGDSHRKPSPALSASPGAEPRPRSFKAARRHEGASPAGLLPGKKMSTVKKDLLGLLDLSPRPEPTEVPDQVRRVDTKAPAASKSPKRTKFPAGRTFFPFF from the exons ATGATGAAATGGCAACCGCGCAGGAAG GCCTACTTCCGGCAGGCGGTGGCGCTGCAACACCTCGGCCGTCACGGGGATGCCCTGGCGGCGTTCGCCTCGGGCGTGGCCCAGGACCCCAAGAGTCTGCAGCTTCTCACGGGAATGTTGGAGGCTGCCATGAAGTCGCCCCTTGGAG AGTCTCTTGCGCCCACCTACCGCCAGCTCTGTGCCCTGAAACTGGAGCGCAGCCCCTTCATGGTGGTATCACTGGTTGGCCAGGAGTTGCTGACGCACGGGTtccacgccgccgccgcagaAGCGCTGGAGGCGGCGCTCCGGATCGGCACGTGCTCGCTGAAGATGCGTGGCTCCGTCTTCTCGGCGCTCAGCGCGGCGTACTGGTCGCTGGGCTGTACGGAGAAGAGCCTGGGCTACATACAACAAGACCTGGATGTGGCCCGCACCTTAG GTGATCAGACGGGTGAATGCCGCGCCCACGGCAACCTTGGCTCCGCCTTCTCCTCGAAAGGCAGATACCGAGAGGCGCTGGCCTGTCACAGGCAACAACTGCTTCTGGCTATGAAGCTCAAGCACAAAGAG GCGGCGTCCAACGCCCTCAGCGGTCTGGGCCACGCCTACACGGCCATCGGCGACTACCCCAACGCGCTAGCCAGCCACAAGCAGTGTGTTGCGCtggccagacaaaatggttgcCGGCTCTCAGAGGCCCGGCAGCTGGGCAACGTGGGGGCCGTGCGCGCCGCCATGGGGGACGCCGCCGGTGCCTTGCGTTGCCACCAGCAACATTTGGATATCGCCAAG AGTTTGGAGAACCGGCGCGAGGAAGCTCGCGCCTACAGCAACCTGGGCAGCGCGTACCACTCTCAGCGGGACTACGACAAAGCCGTCTCGTACCACGAGCGAGTCCTCCAGCTGGCTCGGGAGCTCGGAGACCGAACCGTGGAGATGAGGGCCTGCGCCGGCCTGGGACACGCCGCCCGATGCACGCAG GACCTGGACGCGGCGCTGAGGTTCCACCGGCGGCAGCTGGAGCTTTCCGAGGAGCTGCAGGACGCGGCGGCCCGAGGCCGAGCCTCTTCCAACTTGG GCATCATCCATCAGATGCGGGGCGATTACAAGCTAGCGCTGGAGCTGCACAAGGCCCACCTGACCTGTGCCCAGGAGCTCGGCGACTACGCCGCCCAGGGGAGGGCCTACGGCAACATGGGCAACGCTTACCACGCCCTGGGCCTCTACGAGCAAGCTGCGGGCTTCCATCGCCAGGAGTTGAACATCTCCCTGGAG GTCAATGACCGAGCGTCCCAGGCCTCCACGCACGGCAATCTGGCGGTGGCCTACCAGGCGCTCGGCGCTCCGGAGCAGGCCCTCCAGCACTACCTGCGCCACTTGACCATCTCGCGGGAGCTTCGCGACATTCAAAGTGAAGCCAGAGCTTTAG CAAACTTGGGAAACTTCCATTGCCGCAGAGCCGACTACACGCAGGCGGTGCCGTACTACCGCCAGTACTTGCTTCTGGCTCCCAGCCTTCAGGATCTCGAGCGTGAGGGAAACGTTTGCCACAACCTCGGCTACGCCTACTTCTGCCTGGGACAGTGCCAAGAGGCCATCAG GCAGTACGAGCAGGGCCTGGCCTTGGCCAAGGACCTGCAGGACAAGGTGGCCCAGGCCAAAGCTTACTGTAACCTAGGCCTAGCCCACAAAGCTGTGGGCGACTTCAGGAGAGCAGAAGATTGTCAGCGATGTCTGCTCCGGATAGCACAAGCTTTGGACGACACACGG GCAACTTTCAGGGCTTTGGGCAACCTTGGAGATGTTAGCGTTTGTCTGGAAGATCTTCAGGGAGCTAACAGCTTCTACCGGCAGCAGTTATCTTTAGCTCAGAATCTGGCGGATAACAAGATGGAGGCGGATGCCTACGCGGCTCTCGGATCACTTCACAG GTTGCTCGGCCAGCTGGACGCGTCCTTGTCCTTCCACAGCCAGGAGCTGACCCTGCGCAAGGATCTGGGCGACCATCGGGGGGAGTGCCACGCCCTGGGTCGCCTGGCCGGCGTACACATGGCCCGGGGAGACTCCGGCACCGCCCTCCTGTGCTACGAGGCTCAGCTGAGCCTGGCGCAACGGCTCGACGACGCCCGCCTGGAGGCCCAGGTCCACGGCAACATGGGCGTCGCCAAGATGAACACGGGCTACTTTGAAGAGGCCGTTGGCTTTTTGGAGGAGCAGCTCGCCATGTTACAGCAGCTGAGTTCCAGAGAGGCCATCCTGGATCGCGGAAAGGCTTACAGCAACCTTGCAGACTCTTACAGCGCTCTGGGAGACTTTGAAGAGGCAATCCGGTGCTACGACAAGGCCCTGACGGTGGCTCAAGGTCTCAAGCGAGTCCGGGACCAGGAGAAAGCCTACAGAGGACTTGGCAACGCTCACAG GTCTGCGGGCAACCTCCAGCAAGCTTTGGTGTGCTTGGAGAAGCGGCTGGTGGTGGCCCACGAGATGGGCGGAGCAACGGGTGGGAAGGCACAGGCCTACGGCGAACTGGGCGCCCTGCACAGTCAGCTGGGGAACTACGAGCAGGCCCTGTCCTGCCTGGAACACCAACTTAGCATCGCTCGCTCGGCCGGG GATGAATCTCTGGAGGTGGAGGCCAGCGACGCCATGGGTGGAGTTTACCAACTGATGGCCGACTACAAGACAGCGCAGCAGTGGCACCAAAGAGCTCTGCACATGGCAGAGCAGAAGGGCTGCTCGAGGAGCCAAACCCGAGCCTGCGGAAACCTCGGAGTGACCTACGAGGCTCTGGGCAACTACGAGAGGGCCCTGGTTTTCCAGGAGCAGCACCTTAGCATGGCGGCACAGACCAACGACATGGCGGCCAAAACCGTGGCGTACGGGAGCCTGGGGCGGCTCCACCACGCACTGGGCAACTACACGCAGGCCGTCGTGTACCTGCAAGAAG GACTGCGCCTGGCCGAGCAGCTGGTTCGCAGAGAAGACGAGGCCAAGCTACGCCACAGACTCGGCTTGTCTCTTTGGGCTCAGGGAAACCTGGAGAAGGCCCAGCACCAG CTGTACCGAGCATCGGCGCTCTTTGAGAGCATTCGTCGCGAGATGCAGCCCAGTCCAGACTACAAGCTCTCCCTCTTTGACCTGCAGACCAGCTCGTACCAGGCTCTCCAGAGAGTCCTTGTCAACCTCG GTCGCTACGAGGAGGCGCTGTCCGTAGCGGAGAGAGGCCGAACGCGGGCCTTCGCCGACCTCCTGGTGGAACGTCAGAAAGGACGCCGGCAACCGGAAGGTTCAGACCAGTATGCTCCAGTTACGGTGGAGCACATCAGGGAGACTGTCAGCTCCCTGAAGGCCGTGGTGCTCTACTTCTCAGTGGCAGGAAGTTTCCTGTATAGCTGGCTGCTGGCTCCTGGTTCAG GCGTCGTCAAATTCAACCAGGCTTGTCTGGGAGCTGATGCGCCAGATTTCCAAGATGACGGATGTGGGAGCTCTTTCGACAGCGGTCTCCTTCCTCTGGAGCGGTACATCTCCAATGCTAGAGAGGTTCTGGGAGTTGACGGATACCTCAGCAG GCTTCATGCAGGCAGCGAGACGGAGAGCGAAGTAGGAGACGTTCCGCAGCGACATTTTGACCAGCTCAGTGAAAAAATGAGCTCCGATGACGATCCCAGCGGCTACCTGCGCATGCTATCGAGGACCGACGTCTTCAACAG AAGCTGTCGCAGCGTCAGCAGCGTCAACAGCCTTCCTTCGGTGAGGGACGGCTCGTCCTCGCCTCCCGGCCGGGCGGCTGCCGGGCGTTCTCCTCTCGGCGCCCTCTACGACTTGCTCATAGCGCCGATGGAGGCG GCCCTGCTGCACGGCAGCGGTCCGTCAAGCCTTCGGCGGCAACTGGTTCTGGTTCTGGAGGGCGACTTGTATCTGGTTCCCTTCGCCTTGCTCAAAGGCAGCTCGTCCAACAAGTTCCTCTATGAGATTTTCAGTCTGCTTTGCGTGCCGTCATTAGCGAGCCTGCGAGCGTCCAGGAATCATTCCCACCCCAGCGGGCCCTCGTCTTGCCGGGACGGGGGCCCAGTGTCCGCCGTGGTGGGGCCGCCCCGCCTGCCGCCCGGCCCGATGCGCCGTTGGTTGTGGGGGCCGCTGCCTTCGGCCCAGGATGAGGCCCTGCGCCTGGGGGAGCAGCTGGGGTGTCGCCCGCTCACCGGCGTCAATGCCACAAAGGAAGGTGCCCTCGCCGCCCTCGCCCGGGCGCAGTGCGTTCACTTTGCCACCCACGTTTCCTGGAAGCTGGCGGCGCTGGTGCTCGCCCCGGGTCGTGAACGGGCCACCGCCGGGGAGGAGGACGAGGGTCGGCAGATGATGGCTTCACGTGGAATGCGCCAAGATCCAGGGAAGAAGGCTCGTGAGGATGAGGACAGCGAATGTGAGAGCGCGGCCAGCAGTCCGCCGCTTCAAGATTTCCTCCTCACTGCGGCGGACATCTTGGAGCTCCAACTGAGCGTCAAGCTGGTGGTCCTCAG GTCTTTCACCGAGTCTGGCGTCCGGGTGACGTGTGACGGCTTGTTGGGGCTGAGCGGAGCCCTGCTGTCGGCGGGCGTCGGATGCGTGTGCGTGTCCCTGTGGCCGACTCCGCCCCCCGCCTCAAAACTCTTCATGCAGACTTTCTACGCGGCCTTGCTCCACGGCGCCCCCTCCAGCGCCGCGCTCAACGACGCCATGAGGACGCTCCACAACACCGAGGACTTCGCGCACCCCTCGAACTGGGCAG GTTACCTTGTGATCGGCGACGACGTGAAGGTGAGCGCCCCCAAGTCCGTGGGCCGACAGGCCTTGCGGGAGGTCCTCCGGCACCCCGACCGGGCCAGGGACGCCCTGAGAGTTCTTCTCCACCTG GTGGAGAAATCTTTGCAGCGCATTCACGGCGGCCACAAAAACCCGATGTATACGTTGCAGGACAGCGTGGACAACAAG GTCGGAGGTGTTCCCGGCTGGCGACCTCTGCTGTCCGCGTTGGGTTTCCGTTTGGACCTCGGCGGTTCCGCCGGCCTCCCCGCGGCCATCTTCTTCCCCACGTCGGACCCCGGAGAACGCCTGCAACGCTGCAGCCTCACCATGCAGGCCCTGCTGG GTTTGAGCGCTGCAGCGTTTCGGGCTCTCTGCAAACTGGTGTCAGAAGGCGAAGCAGCAGAGCAGCTCATCCGCAAG CTGCGCCAGGTGCTGCCGGAGCTGCCGTCAGCCGACGGCGAGCGCGAGCCGCCGTCGGCCGCCGTCCCAACGTCCCTCGGCGTGCGCGTGTGGAGGCTGCCCGGTTGCCACGAGTTCCTGGCCGCGCtgg GCTTCGATCTGTGCGAGGTGGGTCGGGAGGAGGTTCTGTTGAAGACGGGGAAGCAGGCCAGCAGGCGCGGGATCAGCTTGGCACTTCAGTCCCTCCTGGGACTCTTTG ACTCCACGGACCTTCCCGATCTTCTCGGCTTGCACGGCACCTCCTCTCTGGGGTCCATCCCGTCCTCCCCGTTGGGATCTCAGCCGCCAACTTTTGCCACCTCGCCGCCTCGTCCGTCCTCCCCGACCGCCGTCCGCCGGGACGCCCTGTCCAGCGACGCCATCTCCGTCTACAGCCTCAGCTCGCTCACCTCCTCCCTCGGCTTCCTGTCGCGGCCCGAGCCCGCCGGAAGCGACGTCGTCAGTCAGTGCCCCCGGTCCCGGGAGGGGGCGGAGACGCCTCGCCGCTCCAGGCGAACGACCGATCGCGATGAGGACTACCGGGGCTACGCCATCATCAGCAGCGAGCCTCTCGGGCGAGGTGACTCTGACACACCGCCTGCGGGACACCTCCGGACCAGGGACGGCGGCGGGTCAGGGTCCgccaccacctccacctccacgCCGGTGTCTCCAAAGAAAGCACCGCCGCCAAAAGTCCCCCCCAAGCCGCGACACAAACAGGAAAC TTCATCTCCTCAGAGGGGCGTGGCGGCAGACGACGGGAAGACGAGCTGCTCCGAGTCAGACCGCTCGAGCACGGAGACCGACAGCACCGTCAAGTCCCAGGAGGAGCGGAGGACGGCCCCGGGACAACTGGACCCCCGGGAGCTGGCCCGCAAGATCCTGGAGGAGACTCAGGGCCACATGCGAGCCGTGGAGAGCCTGCAGAGGGCGTCGGGGCGGCGCTCCCTCTCAACGCCCACCACCCCGATTCTGAGCAGGGGTGCGCGGGCCTTTCAGCCCTCCGAGACCAGCGCCTTCCGCAGACCCCTAAGGAGGACCGGTCCCGGCGCTCTGCCCCTCAGTCCTCTCCTGCCCAGACCACCTCGCCGCTCCTCCTCCCTGCAGAAGCTCGTGGCGCCCTCGTCTCCCAAACATTTCACCTCGCTCGACGAAGCGTCGCACCTCAAACCTTCGCCTGGCATCGAGTCCCACCTCCGTCCGCTTCCCGGCGACTCTCACCGCAAGCCTTCCCCCGCCCTTTCCGCCTCCCCCGGGGCCGAACCCCGACCCAGAAGCTTCAAGGCGGCCCGCCGACACGAGGGCGCGTCCCCCGCCGGCCTTCTTCCGGGAAAGAAAATGAGCACGGTGAAAAAAGACCTTCTGGGTTTGCTGGACCTCTCGCCGCGACCTGAGCCCACCGAGGTCCCGGATCAAGTCCGCCGTGTGGACACGAAGGCACCCGCCGCTTCCAAATCTCCAAAGCGCACCAAATTCCCTGCTGGCAGGAcgttttttcccttcttctaa